The following coding sequences are from one Capsicum annuum cultivar UCD-10X-F1 chromosome 3, UCD10Xv1.1, whole genome shotgun sequence window:
- the LOC107865674 gene encoding pirin-like protein: MRAIFGQFLVNCIPFVRNTKISRKPISFFIRKNIIMSESNEYDSCFDNPRLVIKKVLAKPQSEGNGAVVRRSIGRHELRNLDPFLILDEFSVSAPAGFPDHPHRGFETVTYMLEGAFTHQDFAGHKGTINTGDVQWMTAGRGIIHSEMPAGEGSQKGLQLWINLSSKDKMIEPRYQELLDEDIPRAENNGVKVKIIAGEAMGVQSPVYTRTPTMYLDFTLQPTSYHHQAIPESWNAFVYIIEGEGVFGITNSGPVSAHHCLVLGPGEGLSVWNKSSKPLRFVLLGGQPLNEPVVQHGPFVMNSQDEIDQTFEDYQYCKNGFENARYWRSGY, translated from the exons ATGAGAGCTATTTTTGGACAATTTTTAGTGAATTGTATACCATTTGTtagaaatacaaaaatatcaagaaagccaatttctttttttattagaaaaaatattattatgtctGAATCAAATGAATATGATTCTTGTTTTGATAATCCAAGATTGGTAATTAAGAAAGTTTTAGCTAAACCTCAAAGTGAAGGGAATGGTGCTGTTGTTAGAAGAAGCATTGGAAG GCATGAATTGAGGAATCTTGATCCTTTCCTGATCTTGGATGAATTTTCAG TTTCTGCCCCTGCTGGTTTTCCTGATCATCCACACAGAGGTTTCGAGACAGTAACTTACATGCTAGAG GGAGCGTTTACTCATCAAGATTTTGCTGGTCACAAGGGTACAATCAATACCGGTGATGTGCAG TGGATGACAGCAGGAAGAGGTATAATTCACTCCGAAATGCCTGCCGGAGAAGGCAGTCAAAAAGGGTTGCAACTTTGGATAAATCTCTCGTCTAAGGACAAAAT GATTGAGCCAAGGTATCAAGAACTGCTGGACGAGGACATACCACGAGCAGAGAACAACGGGGTTAAAGTAAAAATTATAGCAGGTGAAGCGATGGGAGTCCAATCTCCAGTTTACACACGAACGCCTACAATGTACCTCGATTTCACCCTACAACCAACATCTTACCATCATCAAGCCATCCCAGAGTCTTGGAATGCGTTCGTGTATATAATCGAAGGAGAAGGTGTCTTCGGTATTACAAATTCAGGTCCGGTATCAGCTCACCATTGCTTGGTTTTAGGCCCCGGAGAAGGACTTAGCGTGTGGAACAAGTCGTCTAAGCCATTGAGATTTGTTCTGTTAGGTGGACAACCTCTTAACGAACCTGTGGTTCAACATGGTCCTTTCGTGATGAACTCACAAGACGAAATTGATCAAACTTTCGAGGATTATCAATACTGCAAGAATGGTTTTGAGAATGCTCGATACTGGAGATCCGGATACTGA